The sequence CTTAGGAGCTACAAATATGGACGCTCGGGTCTGTTATCGATTAAATTTAACACAGGGCTGTTTAGAAGAGTAAAGGAGAGAAGAACGAAAGGTTCAGAGAGAGCAAAACAACATCAGAAAGAGGAAGGGGGTGGAAGGTCTGCTGCAGGTTAACTCCTCGGTGAGCTGAGAATTTAATAAGGTTGCATGTTGTTTCTTCAGGCTCTTTCTGTCCATTGTATTGCATGGCTGAACTTGGGCTtgtcaaataaacagaaaaatggcCCGAGTTTGTGTGAGCCAGCAATGTTCAGCTCACGCCACTGAAACTCTCCAAGCTGAATCTGGTTTGAGTTAAAAAGTTATTCCTCTGTTTCTGCCGCTTGCAGCTGGAGGGTTTTTTAGACAACTTTGTCATGCCCAAacaaaacatgcttttttttaatccgCCATGGGCCACAGCTGCACCAGATATTTTCTAAAAAAGTTGTTGGTACATAAGTTGGTGAATCAGTGTCTGAAATAAACTTTGAAACTGCATCGCTGATATGTTATTCAGAGGTGTCCCGGTGTTGTTTAGGCCAGGTGGAGGAACTGTACTGTCTGTTTAAGAGCCACCGCTTACACAGAGATTCATATTTTTGAATGGAAAAAATTATCAGTTATGGTTTTAAGTAGCTCCTTCTCTTCTTTCACCCACAATTAAAGAAAGCAACAACTAATGTCTGTGAAATGTCCTTGTGCATTTTACAGAAATGAAGTGAGTCAAGCTGGATTATATTAATTTGATTGTGCAATCACAATTGGCTATTTGCCTATACTTGGTATGGCATGATATGTTGAAGCATGCCAAAGCAAATGATTCAGGGCCTCTTTAACTGATGTCATATCCTTCTAATCACAACCATTTTCTTTGTCCTTTGTGCCTAATAGTTTTTTTctcgatagatagatagatagatagatagatagatagatagatagatagatagatagatagatagatagatagatagatagatagatagatagatagatagatagatagatagatagatagatagatagatagatagatagatagatagatagatagatagatagatagatagataactAATTCATTCCTTTCTACAATTTTCCCCTCAGGTCTTCTCAGCATCAAGATGGCCAGCGTTGACAACAACAAGACCAACCAAACCAATTTCAGTGCCAGCTACTGTCAGTTCAATGATGATTTTAAATATATCCTCCTCCCTGTCAGCTACACCCTGGTGTTTGTGATTGGCCTAGCGCTGAACGCCACTGCGTTGTATGTGATTGTGTTCCACACCAAGCGCTGGAAGCCCTCGACCATTTATATGTTCAACCTGACAGTGTGTGACACCCTGTACATCTTCACGCTGCCATTCCTCATCTACTACTACGCCGACAAGAACGACTGGCCGTTCAGCGAACCCTTCTGCAAGCTTATACGCTTCCTGTTTTATGCCAATTTATACGGTACAGTTGTGGAAAGCTACAAACTCACACAGCGCAGTACAAAAGCTGAGCTTGACTTATTGTAGAGCAACAGCTTTGCAAGATAATATGCTGCAATACAGTATGCATTATTTGTCAGTGCAGTATGATGCAATAAGGTGTgaaatacagtgtgtgtgtgtgtgtgtgtgtgtgtgtgtgtgtgtgtgtgtgtgtgtgtgtgtgtgtgtgtgtgtgtggagactttcagctttaattcagatGAGCAGTCTCATGGCTGAGGGAGGGCCGTTCCCTTGATGTATTTTATAGGTTTACATCATAATCTTAGATGTCAGTGCAATTCAGAGAGGCCAATATTGGGCTGAAAAACCCAAATAAACCCGAAATAAATAAGAGAGAAACACAAAGCTTTAGGAGGGCCCAAATGCAGTCGTCAGCTCAGCGAAGCCAAATGAATAACTGAGTGGATGatcacagaattatttccattgTTAAGAAAATCAACTTCACATCATCTAAccaagtcaaaaaaaaaaatgccttaaGTGGTAGGAATATCATTATACACGCAAGAGACGCCTTCATGAACATAAACACTGAGGGTTTACaaacaaggtgcaaaccacaggttacaatttttttgttttgttttgttttttttatgatctATTAGTTAATACAAAGAATTACACAGTAATACTAATAATTATTAGTCTATGAAAAAGGCATGCTAAGCATTCATTTTTCCCTCTCTGACAGGTTCCATCCTGTTCCTGTCCTGCATCAGCCTGCATCGGTTCGTTGGTATCTGCTATCCGGTCCGCTCCCTCAACTGGGTCAGCGCCCGCCAGGCCCGGCTGGTGTCTGTGGCAGTGTGGGCCTGTGTGTTATTCTGCCAGGCTCCTATTCTCTACTTTTCAAGAACTAGGTGATTAAATGTTTGTAACTTTATTTCTCTGTCTTCGTTTATTTTGTGAAAGTGTCTCTAATTGCATTTAAGTGTGGACTATCGACTTTTGTGGCACACCAGTTTTGTACTGTGCTTATCTTAGGTGACCCTAATGGGACACACTTAAAAGAACAGCCAAGCTTTTACTCAGGTTGAGTGCCAGACAGGGGGAGTGCCGTTTAAAGATCCGAAACAAATGCAATCTGTTATCTGCTCTGTAAGGGACGTGAACACCGAGCGAATCTGCCACGACACCACCAGTCCAGAGCTTTTCGATGACTTCCTGGTGTACAGCTCAGTCGTATCAGTGCTCATGTTCGTCTTACCCTTCATGGTGGTGATGGTTTGCTACGGCCTGATGGTGAGAAAGCTTCTAGATACTGGCTGGGGGTCTGGAGCAAGAACCGAAGAGGAAAGAGGAGGCTTAACAGCCCAGAGGTCCAAACAGAAGTCAGTAAAGATGATCATCATCGTGCTGGCAGCGTTcatgctgtgtttcctccctttccACCTCACCAGGAGTCTTTACTACTTTTTTAGATACATGAGGCAGGTGAATCCAGCACAGGTGAGGACAAGCACTTCtttaataataaacatgttATGATGACTCTAAAAGATCGCTGAATGACATTTGCATCCATTCACCAGATCAGCTGCAGCTTGGTGGAAGCCTCCAGTGTGGCCTACAAGATTACACGACCTTTGGCCAGTGCCAACAGCTGCGTGGACCCCATCCTTTACTTCCTGGCAGGGCAGGATGCCCGCAGCAATCTCACTAAGAAGCGCAAACTGCCGCCACCAAAAGCAAACAGTGGAATCCAAAACTTGACAGCACAACACTAACACCATGTGACTGTTTGCCACCTGGGCTTGTGTAAGAGTAACAGACTGTTAAAGACTCGCATGTTTATCTACCACTCTCTTCCACACTGTGTTTTtcgtcctgtctccctcccctcacccccaactggtcgGGGCAGATAGCCGCCCCTCCCAGAGCCTGGCGCTGCTCTgaggttttcttcctgttaaaaggaagttttttcttcccatgtgggtcattttattgttgttgttgttttgtgtgttttaatgtagagtttttaccttaaaatataaagcacttcgaggcaactgttgttttagttcaatataaataatattcacttaagttgaattgaattaaacatgATTGCAGGAAGGTTAATGACTCTCAGGACCACCTCCAAAGTGACAGCACCAGTGGgggttaaatacctgggacttcCCATTAGTTTTTTTGAACAGAAGAACCTAAAAAGAAGTACTCAAAGCTACTGCCACCTGGATGGTTCAAAACCTACATAGACACACAGTATTGCATGACAGATGAGATCTCTTCAAGAGAGCACTTTTCAATCTTAAATTTGCACCAGTCGTTAGTTTAGCAGGTGCAACACTTCTGAGATGTTAATTTTACTTCAAGACAGATATTTTGTTATAGAtactattttttgttttctttttgctaagAATCCTAGTGAGAGcaaattaaagggaaaaacCTGAAGTTTCGTTTTATTGTTAAAATACTGCAAATCAGGACAAAGGAGATTTATGATGACTGAAGATTAGAAATAAATGTCTATATTGTATTTGATTTCTGACTTAATGCATTAAATGCCTTTGGATGTATAGGGTATAAAGATAGTGTATTTATGAAAATAGAAAACTACGTGGCGTATCACAGCTGTGTGCTTAGAGAATTGATTTTATGAGTAATTTCCAGCACCTGATGTTTGTATAAGAACTAATAGGTTTTCTACTGTGAGCGTTGTTCTGACATGAAAGACAGGAATGCGTGTGTTCCCTGCAAGGGTCAACCTCACTGCAAATTTAAGGCTTGTTCTCGATGTCCCGGAGAAAAACACATGTCACAAATGTGAAGGATGTAAAAATCATGTAGTAAAgaagaagacatttttaaaatgtggtaACTGGCAACCTGTCGAGGATTAACCCCACCTTTCggcctatggcagctgggatagggcaagatggatggatggatggatggatggatgtttttctTCTAATTTAAATCCATGTGTGTCcataattttttaaatcaaggaGCCATAGGAAAAGAAGGGAATTTATAGTAACGTACAACAGTACAGACTCAAGTATCCCTTTAATCTACAGTGAACCACTAGGGGGTGACAACCCCCCACAAGTTCATCATGGTTCAAGCAATCCCATCAAATATTTTGCCATTTTATAATCTAGCCTCACACAAATCTCAACTCTCACATACTCACCAACTCCAGACACCACAAAGCCACACAGCAGTGCAACACCAAACCAGATAGCATTTAAAATacctctttattttaaaagtaaaaacatcaTACAGGGAAAAAACTGCAATATTATATAAATGCATGCAAGCTGATGAGATGAATATTTAAATCCTTCCCTCTTTTCAGCAACACTTCAGCTTGAATACGTTTCATGATAACTGTAGTCTGAGTGAGAAAGTTactaaaaacaaatcaaaagaaaacatgtaaCGCAGTCAATAAATACCCTTCCCTCCAGACATACTGTCATATTCCTTGTCACAACATaataagaaaatatgaaaatgagcAGTTAAAAAAAGCCTCTATCATTATAGTACACGCTTGAAAACCCAGGAGGATGTAAACTAAAGCCAACTGAGCTCGCATGACTGAGGCATTTAAACCGCTAATTCTCTGCAGCCACTGGTGGGTTTATTGAATtaaactataaaataaaaaaaataaataaatatgtgcgtgtgtgtctgtgtgtgtgtgtttatagaaGTGGTTTCTTTGAATTTTGAAGATTGCATAGCTATAGAGTGTTTTCATGAATAGAAGAGGAAACTGTAACAGCTGAAGGAAAAAGCACTGAGATGTTGCACCCAAATgatagaaaaataacaaatatcaTGTTAAACTTATGCTGCACTTCAGCCTTCGGGCTTATGCATGGTAGTGTGGTAGcatttgctgggttttttttctaactttttcctttttttaaaatgataaaccaCAAATGTCACTCGCTGGTGCAGTGCAGTTGTCTTTCCCATTATAAGGGATCTAACGTATCACCTCATGCATactttaaaattacaaaacgcCATGTTTGTCTAAACCCACCCATATTTACATATGTACatgtttatttacatgttttcttCTACAAAAGCGAGACCCACCCCTGTAACTACTCTTTCACTCTAATGACGACAGCAGCTGGGAATGAGCCAATGGGCTGCGGcgtcattaaaaatgctccgaTATAGCCTGAGGTGCCCCTCTTAAAGAAAAATCGGTACATCCCGAAAATGTAAATCTCGccatttttatttggttttattttttactctaAAAGGTTTTAACTGAGTGAGCAAGTGAGGTCTGAAACCTCCTCAGTTTTGGTGTCAGCAAAATTacttatatttaattatttaaacatataacattaaaataaaattaaaacatacctttttttaaataatgaagtgTCAAATGATCcagatttcttatttttatttggctTATTAGCCAACTGTGGTGCTAAAAAACTCATATGCTCATTGATGTTGCAAACCACAGGCTGATAGGcggagattttctgttttttatggtGCATTCttagaaattattattatttttgttgttttgttttttcttttttttaaatggaagcactcctttttaaaaaaaaaaaaaagtccaggagTGCATTTGTGTATAATACACGCTTCCCTCTTTCTAGTGTCAGTTATTGTTAACCGCTCTGTCCTTGCATGTCTCGCGACCCGTTTCTGTTCGGATGTAGCTGTGATGCCTCTGATGCGGCATCCGATACGTCTAAAATACAATAACCTGCCTatgtaataataaatacagttaTATTCCTATTATTGCATTATTAGAAACAACTACTTCCAGCAGCAGGTGGTTGTGGTTTATCGGTGTCAGTCAACTAAATAAAACACCCTTGGTGTCAGCGGGTCAAGCCGTCGCCGGTGAATGAGGTCATCTTCAGCGAGGTAGCAATATCGTCCCTTCACCTGCaaacatgaatgaaaaacaaaattaattttgatatttttgtcattttaaataaatctcaATTTGATTTGACTAAATCTAACCAATTGTCAAGACTACATCAGTCGCTGGTCAGTACAGTCTTCAAGTGCTGGCAGTGCACAgaggaaatgaaacagaaagaaacagcatGGATAGAAAGAGAGGCCAAAACTTCTTGCTGTGTTTGGAGTTCCTACCTCCGGATGCCAGATGAGGAAGACAAGGAGAAGGACTTCCCACCGAAGAAGGAGTTCCTTTGCTCCTGGGATGCTCTCTTGGTCTCCACTGTGCATGGCTTCTGCTCCGGGATCTGAGCAACTTGAAATCTGTGAATCAACATATAACATAACCATTATTACATTCAGAAAACAACCCTATTATGACATTGCCTTGTCTGCGCGTTAGTACCTGTGTCCTCCTGTGTGTTATGTAAATGTTAGTGAACACAGTACAAAGGTGCACACAGGTGTTCTCAAATTTAAACAGCAGAATTGTCACACCATCTCCTCCTTTACTAAATCCCTGATTCTTCTCTgtagtcttcctcttttcctcctgccatATATCCACTATCACTCCTGTGCACATGTTCAAACCGTCTCAGCCTTGACTCTCTGACTTTGTCTCCAGTTAATTCAATTTTTACTTGGGATCAACTGAGATAGGCTCCCCCTCACCTTCCTCAACCCAAACCACAAACACCCAGAACTGGATAAATTGTGAATGTAGGAAAGCCTCTGAAGTTACACTGGAACATCTCTCCAGCAAAAAATGGAATAACACAGTGAGAACATTTTGGGATGAATTCAAAGGTGCCTTCTTTTTTAGTCCATTGTAATTCAAAAAACCACAGACATCCCATTGTTAAGGAGTCTAATGTAAGTGCAGTTGGATTTTCTGAGCACTGCCCTTCTCTTCTCCTCTGTCCTCATAAATTCTCCTTGATACCTTCCCTTCACCTCTTGATGCGTTCCATGCAGGTCAAAGAAAAGTAGTTAGAAAAAGGAGGTAGGGGTTCATTTTTTTGGACTAATCAACTGCATAATTAGTCTTCGTGCCTTTTTAAGTGTATTTAAGTGTGTTTCTCTTGTGCATCGTCATGGTTACTTTCTGTGATTTTCCAGCCCACCTTCATTGTTTTCACCCACTGCTGATTGAATCCCTGTGCTCTGCGTCCTGTTGTGCAATCAGTCCCCTGTGTGTACCTATAGTCCTGCCTTTTCCTGTGTCCTCAGTCAAGATATCTTCCGTGTTAACTTGTCCTGTTGTTTGAACTTTGTTTTCTGACAATAAAGGCTCCTCTTTCACAACCCTGCCTGCCTCTGAGtcctctccacctccttcaCGCCACTCGATTACACCGACCCTGGAAAATCGCCGCTGTGATGTAACAAGTGAGAGCTCATTTATTTTTGCTGGTGCAACTGTATAGGTGGTGGTATACAATTCAAATCCATGACCTCAGTAAAAACCACCAATACTATTATTGTCAGTGATGCTGGGTACTTTCAGTAACAgcaaacaaaaatttaaatgcTACAGGAAAGTTTAACTATGTCAAAGTGAAGCCTGTGAACAGCACCCAGCTACATGTATTTAGTAAAGTGTTATAAAGTGCACGTACCTTCCTACAGACAATACTGTGAGCTCTCCTTCCTTTTTCTCCTTCACTTCACTTCCTTCCATCTTCTCCTGTACAGTTTTTGGCACAGCGGCTTGTGTATGGTGTGTATTCACGCACTCTCCACCCAGCAGGGGGCTCTTCTGCTGGTCGGAGGATGTGTCCAGGGAGGGCAGGATGAGACTCTGGGGGGGCTTCAGGGGATCTTTGAGAGAATCCAGGGGTGGAATGAGAACAGGGGGCCATTTTTTCTGGGCGCAACGGGTGCAGCGGTAACCATGTCTGGGGGCCAGGCCAGAGAGGCCGGAGATGGTGTGGTGGTGAGACTGATGAGGGCAGAGCCTGGGAAGGGAGCGGAATTGGGATAAGGGAGACAGCATCGGGAACCTGGGGGAGGAAAATTAGatttattaaaaactaaaaactgatGTTGACATATTCAGTTTAGACAAATCGTAAGTGGAGGTTACATCCAAATACCACAAAATAATCTACAAAAGGATTGTAAAAAGGCCATTTAGACTAGTGATGGTAAGAAAAGTGTTGGTTATAATACTAAACTGTACTAAGCTTTCCAGAATATCCTAGCATGGTACTGGCACATCCCTAATATTGGTCCTGGACACAATCACTGCTAGAATGtggcacaaaataaataaatatgtccaATCACAGCAGCGATCACTGCTCTGTGTCAATATAAAATCATTTAGCAACTCAAATCTAAAGTTTTCATCTGTTGGTACAGAGCttgttggtttgtgtgtcttttcattgttcactttttattttttgcagggGAAGGCAGAGCAAAAGAGACGAGCGCTGTATGGGAGAGCTACAGTGAACCCAAATAACCTGTGCAAAACCTCCCACCACACGCATCCAGATACCGATCTGAAAGCTTTCCGGAACAGTCtgtatatatctgtgtgtgtgtgtgtgtgtgtgtgtgtgtgtgtgtgtgtgtgtgtgtgtgtgtgtgtgtgtgtgtgagagagagagaatgttcTGGCATCTAAAGATCACATGTGACAGAACCACTGAGCAGCAGTGCACAGCCACAGGCCCCAGAAACGTCTGCACTGAAATAAATTAGATCTAATGCTCATCATGTCATCACATCATTAATTTAGTCTTTCGTGGGGTTTACAGGTGACAAATTATGATTGGGGTAAATGTGGCATCACTGTCGAAGCAATAATCAAAGCCCTGCAGTGCAGACTGTTATAAAGTGGCATTCTCTCGAGCCTCATCGATTAAACTCTGGGAACTTGAGCAATTTTGGCTTATGTTACAACCTCAGGTTCTTACCATAAAATGCACTCAGTCATATCAAATGCGTGGCTTGAAGCTGTGTGACAGACTCATGACTAGACGGCTGTAAACTGTGTTAGCAGCTGGTTTCAAGCCTCGGCGAGTGAGTGAGTCACTCCCAGTTATCAGGCTCCTGAGGAAATGTAGCCGACACAGTCACAATAATGTGCGCTCCTAAGTGAATGTTTTAGCATTTGTTTTAGTTAAAGAGCTTAAATGAAACTAATAATGTCCAGACTGAActactggaatattaacatgaGAGTAGCATGTGGACTTATAGCCCTATAAATTCAAGTTTAGGTCTCCATGCTCAGTGCAAGCGTATGAAAATGTATCTGCACTGCTCCCATTTCTGCCGATACATCCTCCCACACGCACTTTTCTCTTGACGAgcgcctctctttctctctcccagaCTTCCCCTTTGCCATCTCGTTAAGTGTGACCTTGGGCAGCATGACTGAGCAAATGCATGTGATGATTTGTGGTTGTGCAAGTGCGCGCGTGCGGTCTCGTACTTGATTGACGAGCCTTTGCTCATAGCCATCTCTTTGGTCTCGTACTCCAGCAGCAGTTCCTCCAGCGCAGCAGCATTTTCTGAAGCaagcacacatatacacatttagcTATAATGCCAGCTACTCAAACTATAGATCAGAGTAATTAAACACCTCCTGCCTGTGAAAATGTAATTCAGGAGTTTATTAGAAGTGCATAAATAAGGTGGATGTAATTGATGCAGGAAACTTGGAGAGGAAAGCCAAGCTACTGTGTATATCTTGGGCCAATTGGGCCATTTATCACTTTAGTAGTAATAAGCTGCGGACAAAGCTGAaactctc comes from Astatotilapia calliptera chromosome 14, fAstCal1.2, whole genome shotgun sequence and encodes:
- the p2ry2.1 gene encoding P2Y purinoceptor 2, translated to MASVDNNKTNQTNFSASYCQFNDDFKYILLPVSYTLVFVIGLALNATALYVIVFHTKRWKPSTIYMFNLTVCDTLYIFTLPFLIYYYADKNDWPFSEPFCKLIRFLFYANLYGSILFLSCISLHRFVGICYPVRSLNWVSARQARLVSVAVWACVLFCQAPILYFSRTRDVNTERICHDTTSPELFDDFLVYSSVVSVLMFVLPFMVVMVCYGLMVRKLLDTGWGSGARTEEERGGLTAQRSKQKSVKMIIIVLAAFMLCFLPFHLTRSLYYFFRYMRQVNPAQISCSLVEASSVAYKITRPLASANSCVDPILYFLAGQDARSNLTKKRKLPPPKANSGIQNLTAQH